The following coding sequences lie in one Psychrobacter arenosus genomic window:
- the tadA gene encoding tRNA adenosine(34) deaminase TadA, giving the protein MNNSCVGKSNNLQALTPLRSSLIPPNSALNLVSRESAKVLPAANMFWQPEEAQWMQIALALAQQGSVLGEVPVGAILVHEGKIIGQGFNQPITKSDPTCHAEIVALRDACQQLENYRLPLGTTLYVTLEPCTMCIGALIHARLSRLVYATREPRAGMLGSQLDLSTQDFYNHKIQVHGGLLAEQSSDMLKAFFKYRRASKKGLKAL; this is encoded by the coding sequence ATGAACAACTCATGTGTGGGTAAGAGCAATAATTTACAGGCTCTAACGCCGTTAAGAAGTAGCCTGATTCCCCCTAATAGCGCTTTAAATTTGGTTAGTAGAGAGTCTGCTAAGGTGCTACCAGCCGCTAATATGTTTTGGCAACCTGAGGAGGCGCAGTGGATGCAGATAGCCTTAGCCTTAGCTCAGCAGGGTAGTGTGTTGGGAGAGGTGCCTGTAGGCGCTATCTTAGTGCATGAAGGTAAGATAATAGGGCAGGGTTTCAATCAGCCGATTACTAAGAGCGACCCAACTTGTCACGCTGAAATCGTCGCCTTACGGGACGCCTGCCAGCAGCTCGAGAATTATCGTTTGCCCTTAGGAACCACGCTATATGTGACTTTAGAGCCTTGTACTATGTGTATTGGTGCGCTAATCCATGCGCGTCTTAGTCGTTTGGTATATGCCACCAGAGAGCCGCGAGCCGGCATGTTAGGCAGTCAGCTTGATTTATCGACTCAGGATTTTTATAACCATAAAATTCAGGTGCATGGTGGTTTATTAGCCGAGCAAAGTAGCGATATGCTTAAGGCTTTTTTTAAGTACCGGCGGGCTAGTAAAAAGGGACTCAAAGCGTTATAA
- the ung gene encoding uracil-DNA glycosylase — MELFDEAATSQKTAAEKEAILAKVRMPEDWKAALADELTSDNMDNIRAFLKQEYQAGKTIYPPAPLMFNAFDLTPLSKVKVVILGQDPYHGPGQAMGLSFSVPKTILKPPSLNNLLKEMATDIGTQYSAHGDLTHWAQQGVLLLNSSLSVEAGEANSHQSKGWEQFTDAVIDVINEQTNHTVFILWGSKAKSKGKFIDTNRHLILTAVHPSPLAANRGGFFGSKPFSKANDYLEQYGKAPIDWQLPQ, encoded by the coding sequence ATGGAATTATTCGATGAGGCCGCGACTTCACAGAAAACAGCGGCTGAAAAAGAGGCTATTTTAGCCAAAGTTCGTATGCCTGAAGACTGGAAAGCTGCATTAGCCGATGAGTTAACCAGCGATAATATGGACAATATTCGCGCGTTCTTAAAACAAGAATACCAAGCGGGCAAGACCATTTATCCGCCAGCACCCTTAATGTTTAATGCCTTTGATTTAACGCCACTGTCTAAAGTAAAAGTCGTTATCTTAGGGCAAGACCCTTACCATGGGCCAGGGCAAGCAATGGGGCTGTCGTTTTCCGTGCCTAAGACCATCCTTAAGCCGCCTTCTTTAAATAATCTATTAAAAGAGATGGCGACCGATATTGGCACGCAATATTCAGCACATGGGGATTTGACCCATTGGGCGCAGCAGGGCGTCTTGCTATTGAACTCCTCTTTATCGGTGGAAGCCGGTGAGGCGAATAGCCATCAGAGCAAAGGTTGGGAGCAGTTTACCGATGCGGTGATTGATGTTATCAATGAGCAGACCAACCACACTGTGTTTATCCTTTGGGGCAGCAAGGCGAAGAGTAAGGGTAAGTTTATCGATACCAACCGTCATCTCATATTAACGGCGGTGCATCCGTCCCCCCTAGCGGCTAACCGCGGTGGTTTTTTTGGCAGTAAGCCTTTTTCCAAAGCCAATGATTACCTTGAGCAGTATGGTAAAGCGCCTATCGATTGGCAGTTGCCGCAATAA
- the clpA gene encoding ATP-dependent Clp protease ATP-binding subunit ClpA gives MLSRHLEVSLRLAMTLARQKSHEYLTVEHLLLALLENNHAATTLKACGGEIATLRSELEAYIDKHTPTLDEDVEQSPQPTQSFDRILQRAIFHVQSIGGGRLVEGSDILVSMFSEHDTYAVYLLKKQGVSRLELTQYLSHGQDKGEEGGAKSSASVDSRSEKTSKDPLVEFATNLNKRAAEGKTDPLIGRASEIERTAQVLCRRRKNNPLLVGDPGVGKTSIAEGLAWLIINNKAPKPLNGCVIYSLDIGSLIAGTKYRGDFEKRMKGLLDALKKKPNAILFIDEIHMIIGAGSSMSSNMDVSNLIKPALANGELRCIGSTTFSEYRQVFEKDHALARRFQKIDVKEPSIEDSIDILRGLKPRYEEFHNVAYTDAALVTAVQLSAKHIHERFLPDKAIDVIDEAGAYKRLGITPDPQDVDAEEELLATLELEEDSNTDSGSSYDFDELSESEVDELVTEEAEAAMHQASTSTAEGYKSIKRPESAKESKGQAPATVIDVEDIEAIIAKLARIPPKSVSNDDKSLLQHLDRDLKRLVFGQDEAISTLADAIKLSRAGLKSPDKPIGSFMFAGPTGVGKTEVSRQLASLLGVELVRFDMSEYMEAHTASRLIGAPPGYVGFDQGGLLTEKINQFPHCVLLLDEIEKAHPDVFNLLLQVMDHGSLTDNNGRTSSFKQVILIMTTNVGADSMSRASMGFTHQDHSRDNTDSLNRVFTPEFRNRLDAIIQFNPLDPSVVVSVVDKFLVELQAQLDDKQVMLEIDDEVRDYLAAKGYDRLMGARPMQRLIQDEIKKPLASMILFGDLVDGGTVHVTLTTKEDASEEASPAIELDKTSANEDSKAWDKSAVKNREILLTVVETHGSRNGDYSESLHS, from the coding sequence ATGTTAAGTCGTCATTTAGAAGTTTCTTTACGCCTAGCAATGACCTTGGCGCGTCAAAAGTCTCATGAGTACCTCACGGTAGAGCACTTGTTATTGGCCCTACTTGAGAACAACCATGCGGCGACTACGCTCAAAGCTTGTGGGGGCGAGATTGCTACCTTACGCTCAGAACTTGAAGCTTATATCGATAAGCACACGCCAACGTTAGATGAAGACGTTGAGCAGTCGCCACAGCCTACCCAAAGCTTTGACCGCATCTTACAGCGCGCTATTTTTCATGTGCAGTCTATCGGTGGCGGTCGTTTGGTAGAAGGCTCAGACATCTTGGTGTCGATGTTCTCTGAGCACGATACCTACGCCGTATACTTGCTGAAAAAGCAAGGCGTCAGCCGTCTAGAGCTCACGCAATACTTATCGCATGGTCAGGATAAAGGCGAAGAGGGCGGCGCTAAATCTTCAGCCTCGGTTGACAGCCGTTCTGAAAAGACCAGCAAAGACCCGTTGGTTGAATTTGCTACCAACCTAAATAAACGCGCTGCTGAAGGGAAGACTGATCCCCTTATTGGACGCGCCAGCGAAATTGAACGTACGGCGCAGGTCTTATGCCGTCGCCGTAAGAACAACCCGCTATTGGTGGGTGACCCTGGTGTGGGTAAAACCTCTATCGCTGAAGGTTTAGCTTGGTTGATTATTAATAACAAAGCACCGAAGCCATTGAATGGTTGTGTGATCTATAGCCTAGATATTGGCTCATTGATTGCTGGTACCAAATACAGGGGTGACTTTGAAAAACGCATGAAAGGTTTGTTAGATGCTTTAAAGAAAAAGCCTAATGCTATCTTATTCATCGATGAAATCCATATGATTATTGGCGCAGGCTCGTCTATGAGCAGCAATATGGATGTGTCTAACTTGATTAAGCCAGCATTGGCGAACGGCGAGCTGCGTTGTATTGGTTCGACTACCTTTAGCGAATACCGCCAAGTGTTTGAAAAAGACCATGCTTTAGCACGCCGTTTCCAAAAAATCGATGTTAAAGAACCCAGCATCGAAGACAGTATCGATATCCTACGCGGCCTGAAACCTCGTTATGAAGAGTTCCATAATGTCGCCTATACCGATGCTGCTTTAGTCACAGCGGTGCAATTATCAGCGAAACATATCCATGAGCGTTTCTTACCGGATAAGGCCATTGACGTCATCGATGAAGCGGGTGCTTACAAGCGTTTAGGCATTACCCCTGATCCGCAAGATGTGGACGCTGAAGAAGAATTGTTGGCCACGCTAGAATTAGAAGAAGACAGCAATACTGATTCAGGCTCCTCTTATGACTTTGATGAGCTTTCAGAGTCAGAAGTGGATGAGCTAGTGACGGAAGAAGCCGAGGCTGCTATGCATCAAGCTTCTACGAGCACAGCGGAAGGGTATAAGTCTATCAAGCGTCCGGAGTCTGCAAAAGAGTCAAAAGGTCAAGCTCCTGCTACCGTGATTGACGTCGAAGATATTGAAGCGATTATCGCGAAGTTAGCTCGTATTCCGCCCAAGTCTGTTTCAAACGATGATAAGTCGTTGCTGCAGCATCTAGACCGTGATCTCAAACGTCTGGTCTTTGGTCAGGATGAAGCTATCAGTACTTTAGCCGATGCTATCAAACTGTCACGAGCGGGCTTAAAGTCACCGGATAAACCTATCGGCTCCTTTATGTTTGCTGGGCCTACCGGGGTAGGTAAAACGGAAGTTTCGCGTCAGTTGGCCAGCTTACTCGGGGTCGAGTTAGTACGCTTCGATATGTCTGAGTATATGGAAGCGCATACCGCTTCTCGACTCATTGGAGCACCACCGGGCTACGTTGGTTTTGATCAGGGCGGTCTATTGACTGAAAAGATTAACCAATTCCCGCATTGTGTGCTATTGCTGGATGAGATTGAGAAAGCGCATCCTGATGTCTTTAACTTGCTCTTACAGGTTATGGATCATGGTAGCTTGACGGATAACAATGGTCGAACTTCCAGCTTTAAACAAGTCATTCTTATCATGACGACCAACGTCGGTGCCGATAGTATGAGCCGAGCGTCCATGGGCTTTACCCATCAGGACCACAGTAGAGACAATACTGACTCATTGAATCGCGTGTTTACGCCTGAATTCCGCAACCGTCTGGATGCTATTATTCAGTTTAACCCACTAGATCCTTCGGTAGTGGTCTCTGTAGTCGATAAGTTCTTAGTAGAGCTACAGGCGCAGTTAGATGACAAACAAGTCATGCTAGAGATTGATGACGAAGTGCGCGACTATCTAGCCGCTAAAGGCTATGACCGTCTGATGGGTGCGCGGCCTATGCAGCGTCTCATCCAAGATGAAATCAAAAAACCTTTGGCGAGTATGATTCTATTTGGTGATTTGGTAGACGGCGGTACAGTTCATGTCACGCTGACGACCAAAGAGGACGCTTCTGAAGAAGCGTCGCCAGCCATAGAGCTAGATAAAACCTCGGCTAATGAGGACAGTAAGGCTTGGGATAAGAGCGCGGTGAAAAACCGTGAGATCTTACTGACCGTAGTAGAGACGCATGGCTCACGTAATGGCGACTATTCTGAATCGTTACACAGTTAA
- a CDS encoding ATP-dependent Clp protease adaptor ClpS codes for MMLNNLSNSTPRLDWHYPNKPVSPRAHDEHDPEQNPQADVLVAEPEIAKPPMYAVVMYNDNYTPMEFVVYVLQSEFKHNTDSAVEIMLSIHNSGKGIAGIYPKDIAETKAKKVNSLAHREGYPLLTQIEPHQGE; via the coding sequence ATGATGTTAAATAATTTATCAAATTCTACGCCAAGATTAGACTGGCATTATCCCAATAAGCCGGTCAGCCCTCGTGCGCATGACGAGCACGATCCTGAGCAAAATCCGCAAGCCGATGTATTGGTCGCTGAGCCAGAAATAGCTAAGCCGCCAATGTATGCAGTGGTGATGTATAACGACAACTATACGCCCATGGAATTTGTCGTCTATGTGCTACAGTCTGAGTTTAAGCACAATACGGATTCAGCGGTAGAGATTATGCTGAGTATTCATAATTCAGGTAAAGGCATTGCTGGTATTTATCCAAAAGATATTGCGGAAACTAAAGCTAAAAAAGTGAATAGCTTAGCGCATCGCGAAGGCTATCCTTTACTCACGCAGATCGAACCGCACCAAGGCGAATAG
- the argC gene encoding N-acetyl-gamma-glutamyl-phosphate reductase: MISAAIVGGTGYTGVELIRLLSDHPKVTIDLLTSRSHAGTRADEVFPSLRGVSNLVFSDMDEATFSELEQCDVVFFATPHGVAMQHAQRLTKAGAKVIDLAADFRLQSLQEFETWYKHKHACPELLKEAVYGLPEVTREALKTANIVGNPGCYPTTAILGLKPVIEQQNQAAERLIDERIIIDAKSGVSGAGRKADISLNFAEAADNFKAYGVTGHRHLPEIEQGVALLLASKHAQRIRFVPHLVPMIRGMFSTIHLELTEAGCAIDWQQQYEDCYADEVFVDILPKGLYPDSRSVRASNFLRIAVYQNNDRRELTILVTQDNLVKGAAGQAVQSMNVVLGLEEYLGLSQIPIVP, encoded by the coding sequence ATGATTTCAGCAGCTATCGTTGGCGGCACCGGCTATACCGGTGTTGAGCTTATCCGCTTATTGTCTGACCACCCTAAGGTCACTATTGATTTATTGACCTCACGCAGTCATGCAGGCACGCGAGCAGACGAAGTCTTTCCTAGTTTACGCGGGGTCTCAAACCTAGTATTTAGCGATATGGATGAAGCTACGTTTAGCGAGCTTGAGCAGTGCGATGTGGTGTTTTTTGCCACCCCGCATGGCGTAGCGATGCAACATGCGCAGCGCTTGACCAAAGCTGGCGCTAAAGTTATCGATTTGGCGGCCGATTTTCGCTTACAGTCGTTACAAGAGTTCGAAACTTGGTACAAGCATAAGCATGCCTGCCCCGAGTTATTAAAAGAGGCAGTTTACGGCTTACCTGAAGTCACCCGAGAAGCGCTTAAAACGGCCAATATCGTGGGTAATCCAGGCTGCTATCCGACGACCGCCATATTAGGGCTGAAACCCGTTATTGAGCAACAAAACCAAGCCGCTGAGCGTTTGATTGACGAGCGGATTATTATTGATGCAAAATCTGGCGTATCTGGGGCAGGGCGTAAAGCCGATATTAGTTTAAACTTTGCGGAAGCTGCAGATAACTTCAAAGCGTATGGCGTTACCGGTCACCGTCACCTGCCAGAGATTGAGCAAGGGGTGGCGCTATTATTGGCCAGTAAGCATGCCCAACGCATCCGTTTCGTGCCCCATTTGGTGCCTATGATTCGCGGTATGTTTTCTACTATTCATTTAGAGTTAACAGAAGCCGGTTGTGCTATTGATTGGCAGCAGCAATATGAAGACTGCTATGCGGATGAGGTGTTTGTCGATATCTTACCCAAGGGCTTATATCCGGACTCACGTAGCGTACGCGCCAGCAACTTTTTAAGAATTGCGGTGTATCAAAATAATGACCGCCGTGAGCTTACTATTTTAGTGACGCAAGATAATTTGGTCAAAGGCGCTGCAGGCCAAGCGGTACAAAGCATGAACGTGGTACTAGGCTTAGAAGAGTATTTAGGCTTATCACAAATCCCTATAGTGCCTTAA
- the hemE gene encoding uroporphyrinogen decarboxylase gives MSGSESVQQTSQTGHKFAPLVNDRLLRALRFEPVDTTPVWMMRQAGRYLPEYKATRAEAGDFMSLCKDTARATEVTMQPLRRFDLDAAILFSDILTIPDAMGLGLYFEAGEGPKFKHTVRTQSDLEQLPVLDVNDSLDYVMRAVTSIRKEINGKVPLFGFSGSPWTLATYMIEGGSSKDYRYTKGLLYSKPEFLHQLLDKIAVAVTDYLDAQIMAGAQAIQIFDSWGGALAHRQFIEFSHAYNKRIVAELKQRHPEIPVILFTKGGGLWLDVQADSAADALGLDWTMPLDRARQVLTEQQRALTKKYKKVQRSKAIQGNLDPATLYASPEAIRQQVKLMLDDAYASGEKTGYVANLGHGITQWVNPEHAKVFVDAVHDYQL, from the coding sequence ATGAGTGGGTCTGAGTCAGTTCAGCAAACGAGTCAAACAGGGCATAAGTTTGCTCCGTTAGTTAATGATCGCTTGCTACGTGCTTTGCGCTTTGAGCCAGTGGATACCACCCCAGTGTGGATGATGCGTCAAGCCGGCCGTTATTTACCTGAGTATAAAGCGACCCGAGCGGAAGCCGGTGACTTTATGAGCTTATGTAAAGATACGGCGCGTGCGACCGAAGTGACCATGCAGCCGCTACGCCGTTTTGACTTAGATGCGGCTATTTTATTCAGCGACATCTTAACGATTCCAGATGCTATGGGTCTTGGGCTATATTTTGAGGCTGGTGAAGGTCCAAAATTTAAACATACCGTCCGTACCCAATCTGATTTAGAGCAACTGCCGGTCTTAGATGTCAACGATTCGTTAGATTATGTCATGCGTGCCGTGACCAGCATTCGTAAAGAAATCAATGGTAAGGTGCCTTTATTCGGCTTTTCGGGCAGTCCTTGGACGCTAGCGACCTACATGATCGAAGGCGGCAGCTCTAAAGATTACCGTTATACCAAAGGGCTGCTATATAGCAAGCCTGAGTTCTTACATCAATTACTGGATAAGATTGCCGTCGCGGTAACCGACTATTTAGATGCGCAAATCATGGCGGGCGCCCAAGCTATTCAAATATTTGACAGTTGGGGTGGAGCTTTGGCGCATCGCCAATTCATCGAATTCTCCCATGCTTATAATAAGAGAATTGTGGCTGAATTAAAGCAGCGTCATCCTGAAATACCCGTGATCTTATTTACCAAAGGCGGCGGACTCTGGTTAGACGTGCAAGCGGACAGCGCAGCCGATGCCCTAGGTTTAGACTGGACCATGCCGCTAGACCGAGCGCGTCAAGTGTTGACCGAGCAGCAGCGTGCCTTGACTAAGAAGTATAAAAAAGTACAGCGCAGTAAAGCAATTCAAGGTAACCTAGACCCTGCGACTTTATATGCTTCTCCTGAGGCTATTCGTCAACAAGTTAAATTAATGCTTGATGACGCTTATGCTTCTGGCGAAAAAACGGGCTATGTCGCTAACTTAGGGCATGGTATTACTCAATGGGTCAACCCTGAGCATGCCAAAGTCTTTGTTGACGCGGTACACGACTACCAGTTATAA
- the proB gene encoding glutamate 5-kinase, protein MEARFEVVPRNFTLKRVVVKIGSSLLTNNGRGLDRTAIYGWAKQIAHLHNQGMEVLLVSSGAVAEGVVRMNLDQRPKKLAALQACASIGQMGLIETWWSALIQHGVQSAQLLLTHDDLSHRRRYLNTSGALNQLHEWRVLPVINENDTITVDEIKFGDNDTLGAMAAAMVQADLYIILTDQEGVFTDNPRNNPNAKMIRQERAMADYLFDIAGDGGKLGRGGMLTKIRAARLAAMSGCPTIIVSGDIDDVITRIVSGEALGTLLITNEADKIIARKQWLAAHLRMSGSLVIDAGAAHALVTNNKSLLPVGVVEVRGDFDERDVVEIIHQDTGERLAVGQVNFSSNDARRVARERTEKFDTIFGTSEDRVVMVHRDDMAILTQQISA, encoded by the coding sequence ATGGAAGCCCGCTTTGAAGTCGTTCCTCGGAACTTTACTCTGAAACGCGTGGTAGTAAAAATCGGCTCTTCATTACTGACAAATAACGGCCGAGGACTTGATCGTACTGCGATTTATGGTTGGGCAAAGCAAATTGCCCATTTGCATAACCAAGGTATGGAAGTGCTACTGGTGTCTTCAGGGGCAGTGGCCGAAGGCGTAGTCAGAATGAATCTGGACCAACGTCCTAAAAAATTAGCGGCGTTGCAAGCCTGTGCTTCTATCGGACAAATGGGCTTGATTGAAACTTGGTGGTCGGCTTTAATTCAGCATGGGGTACAGAGTGCCCAGCTGCTGCTGACCCACGATGACTTGTCACATCGTCGTCGTTATTTAAATACGTCTGGTGCCTTAAACCAGCTGCATGAATGGCGTGTCCTTCCTGTTATTAATGAAAACGATACTATTACGGTCGATGAGATTAAATTTGGGGATAATGATACCCTGGGCGCGATGGCAGCCGCCATGGTGCAGGCAGATCTTTATATCATTCTCACCGATCAAGAGGGGGTCTTTACCGACAACCCACGTAATAACCCGAATGCTAAGATGATTCGTCAAGAGCGCGCCATGGCAGATTATCTATTCGATATTGCTGGTGACGGTGGCAAGTTAGGTCGCGGCGGTATGCTAACCAAGATTCGTGCGGCTAGACTAGCGGCTATGAGCGGCTGTCCTACCATTATCGTCAGTGGTGATATCGATGACGTGATTACCCGTATTGTCTCAGGTGAGGCGTTGGGCACGCTATTGATTACTAATGAAGCTGACAAAATTATTGCTCGTAAGCAGTGGTTAGCCGCGCATCTGCGCATGTCGGGCAGTTTAGTGATTGATGCGGGTGCCGCTCATGCGCTAGTGACCAATAACAAGAGTTTATTGCCAGTGGGCGTGGTCGAAGTCCGCGGCGATTTCGATGAGCGTGATGTGGTAGAAATTATCCATCAAGATACGGGTGAGCGTTTGGCCGTTGGTCAAGTTAACTTCTCTTCTAATGATGCGCGCCGCGTAGCTCGTGAGCGTACCGAGAAGTTCGATACTATCTTTGGCACTAGTGAGGATCGCGTGGTCATGGTACATCGCGATGATATGGCCATATTGACCCAGCAGATTTCTGCTTAA
- the cgtA gene encoding Obg family GTPase CgtA translates to MRFIDEAIVTVKAGDGGNGIVSFRREKYVPRGGPDGGDGGRGGDVYVIADDNTNTLVDYRYTRRYDAKRGENGHSKNCSGKGSEDIFLSVPIGTTIIDTETNEVLGDLTELGQTLLIAKGGDGGLGNTHFKSSTNQAPRKCTPGFEGELKCLKFELKVVADVGLIGLPNAGKSTFIRQVSAAKPKVANYPFTTLVPNLGVVDIGKHRSFVMADIPGLIEGASEGAGLGIRFLKHVARTRRLLHIVDVKPIDGTDPVENARVILNELEKFSPELAQLPQILILNKIDQIPDEAELNEVCTHIVAELGWTGAVFRTSTLNGDGVDPVKYHLMNEIELERERELEDPIFADAQKERFERLEAEVRRNIEVQREAYRAAKRAARERGVIDDDDDDDDYDVQVEYVN, encoded by the coding sequence ATGCGATTTATTGATGAAGCCATCGTAACAGTCAAGGCCGGTGATGGTGGTAACGGCATCGTCAGCTTCCGCCGTGAGAAATATGTCCCACGCGGTGGCCCAGATGGGGGTGATGGCGGTAGGGGTGGTGACGTTTATGTCATAGCCGATGACAATACCAATACTTTGGTAGATTATCGCTATACCCGTCGTTATGATGCCAAACGCGGCGAGAACGGCCACAGTAAAAACTGTTCAGGCAAAGGCTCTGAAGATATCTTTTTGTCAGTCCCTATTGGTACGACTATCATTGATACTGAGACCAATGAAGTCTTGGGTGATTTGACTGAATTGGGTCAAACTCTATTGATAGCTAAAGGTGGTGACGGTGGCCTGGGCAATACCCATTTCAAAAGCTCGACCAACCAAGCGCCTCGTAAATGTACGCCAGGTTTTGAAGGCGAATTAAAATGCCTAAAATTTGAGCTAAAGGTGGTGGCGGATGTGGGCCTGATTGGTCTGCCTAATGCCGGTAAGTCGACCTTTATTCGTCAAGTGTCTGCAGCCAAACCTAAGGTAGCCAACTATCCCTTCACTACTTTAGTGCCTAACCTAGGGGTTGTGGATATCGGTAAACACCGCTCGTTTGTCATGGCGGATATCCCAGGGCTTATCGAAGGCGCGTCTGAAGGGGCAGGTTTAGGGATTCGTTTCCTAAAGCACGTAGCGAGAACGCGTCGACTGCTGCATATAGTAGATGTCAAACCTATCGATGGCACTGATCCGGTTGAGAATGCGCGCGTTATCTTAAACGAGCTAGAGAAGTTCTCTCCTGAGCTGGCACAACTGCCACAGATTTTAATCCTCAATAAAATTGACCAAATCCCAGACGAAGCAGAGCTTAACGAAGTATGTACGCATATCGTAGCTGAGCTAGGTTGGACGGGTGCGGTGTTCCGTACTTCTACATTAAATGGTGATGGGGTCGATCCTGTTAAGTACCATTTGATGAACGAAATCGAATTAGAGCGCGAGCGCGAGCTAGAAGATCCTATCTTTGCTGATGCGCAAAAAGAGCGCTTTGAGCGCCTTGAAGCTGAAGTGCGTCGCAATATCGAAGTGCAGAGAGAGGCTTATCGTGCTGCGAAACGTGCTGCTCGTGAGCGCGGTGTCATCGATGATGATGACGACGATGATGATTATGATGTCCAAGTTGAATACGTAAACTAA
- a CDS encoding glyceraldehyde-3-phosphate dehydrogenase produces MSNADTLRQLHTDHLSNYNQQEQQGLELIGLLNQLSNEQDVQVTLFGEALQTRSVSRLLAIHQGTALRTNDGQPLSVADTLAAVKAIAQKTDLRAARIDVGQLIHADKDVTAAIDAAAPTATVANEARDVVLYGFGRIGRILTRLLLSQAASDKGLQLKAIVVRPGNAGDIAKRASLLERDSIHGTFPGGISIDSDNNGMIINGRFVQVIYANDPSEIDYTAYGIDNALVIDNTGKWKDEDGLGKHLQAKGASKVLLTAPASGNIKNVVFGVNSDTIGDDTIVSAASCTTNAITPSLKVLNDKYGIENGHVETIHSFTNDQNLIDNYHKADRRGRSAVLNMVITSTGAAKAVGKALPALDGKLTGNAIRVPTPNVSLAILNLNLKTAPESADAVNQFLREMSNSAQWQSQIAYTDSTEAVSTDFVGTEQVGIVDAQATIVTDNHATVYIWYDNEVGYSTQVLRVATQMAGINYLSIA; encoded by the coding sequence GTGAGCAACGCTGATACCTTACGTCAATTACATACTGATCATCTATCCAACTATAACCAACAAGAGCAGCAAGGCCTTGAACTCATTGGTTTATTGAATCAATTAAGTAATGAGCAAGATGTGCAAGTGACTTTATTTGGCGAAGCGCTACAGACGCGTTCTGTTAGCCGTTTATTGGCTATCCATCAAGGTACAGCACTGCGTACTAATGACGGTCAGCCTTTAAGTGTCGCGGATACTTTAGCCGCTGTGAAAGCCATCGCACAAAAGACAGACTTACGCGCTGCCCGTATTGATGTTGGTCAGCTTATCCATGCTGATAAAGACGTGACGGCGGCTATCGATGCGGCGGCGCCGACAGCCACTGTAGCCAACGAAGCGCGCGATGTCGTGTTATATGGTTTTGGTCGTATCGGTCGTATCCTAACGCGTTTATTGTTAAGCCAAGCTGCTTCAGATAAAGGCTTACAGCTTAAAGCTATCGTCGTACGTCCAGGCAATGCAGGCGATATCGCGAAACGCGCTTCATTATTAGAGCGTGACTCAATTCACGGTACTTTCCCAGGTGGCATCAGCATCGATAGCGACAATAACGGTATGATTATTAATGGCCGTTTTGTCCAGGTCATCTATGCTAATGATCCTAGCGAAATCGACTACACCGCTTATGGTATCGATAATGCTTTAGTGATTGATAACACAGGTAAATGGAAAGACGAAGACGGTCTAGGTAAACATCTACAAGCCAAAGGTGCTAGCAAAGTATTGCTAACGGCTCCTGCGTCAGGCAACATCAAAAACGTCGTATTCGGCGTAAACAGTGACACTATTGGTGATGATACTATCGTTAGTGCGGCTAGCTGTACTACCAACGCTATCACCCCGTCATTAAAAGTATTGAATGACAAATACGGTATCGAAAATGGTCACGTTGAGACGATCCACTCGTTCACCAACGATCAAAACTTGATTGATAACTACCATAAAGCAGACCGTCGTGGTCGTAGTGCCGTGTTAAACATGGTTATTACCAGTACTGGTGCTGCTAAAGCTGTGGGTAAAGCCTTGCCAGCCTTGGATGGTAAATTAACTGGTAATGCTATCCGTGTGCCTACGCCAAACGTCAGCTTAGCTATCTTGAACTTGAATTTAAAAACAGCGCCAGAAAGTGCAGATGCTGTGAATCAGTTCTTGCGTGAGATGTCGAACAGCGCTCAGTGGCAGTCGCAAATTGCTTATACGGATTCTACTGAAGCCGTTTCTACCGATTTTGTAGGGACTGAGCAAGTCGGTATCGTCGATGCCCAAGCTACTATCGTTACAGATAATCATGCGACTGTTTATATCTGGTATGACAACGAAGTAGGCTATAGCACACAAGTATTACGTGTCGCTACGCAAATGGCGGGTATCAACTACTTGTCTATTGCTTAA